One window from the genome of Anolis sagrei isolate rAnoSag1 chromosome 4, rAnoSag1.mat, whole genome shotgun sequence encodes:
- the TRMT13 gene encoding tRNA:m(4)X modification enzyme TRM13 homolog, with amino-acid sequence MEADWRRRREAEAGQPRKMAAAEALPLSPPPGRCAFFVERKKRFCKMVPAQGRRFCGEHGAHEEEKSRKRIPCPLDPKHTVYEDQLQKHLKKCNSREKPKPVYFAQDINAGLKNATELLEEEEQVPISSLSKEELEDLLRKLRRASTSINNVIKDQILCHQALQSALSDPKNGDAATKHLKQQASILGNMERLELLRPGNCFVEFGAGRGKLSHWVDIALQDTKDVHFLLVERAATRFKVDGKHSRNSFERLQVDIQHLCLNKVPVLAKGKLPVIGIGKHVCGAATDLALRCLVETYAKHCDDKEEDPAPKRLKTDETSETSFCPDETCTNSVSENWSPVAGIVIALCCHHRCDWKHYVGQEFFTAAGLGAAEFNYFRRMASWATCGLRETARKDTATDGKNEEQSNEAEEHEDDDNGADSNWDSLQGLLTAEERKQIGRRCKLLIDHGRIEYLRQRGYEAVLQNYTDLSVSLENVLLTAVPCQSELPTSSA; translated from the exons atgGAGGCGGATTGGAGGAGGCGGCGGGAGGCGGAGGCAGGGCAGCCACGCAAGATGGCGGCGGCCGAGGCCTTGCCGCTTTCCCCTCCGCCGGGGCGCTGCGCCTTCTTCGTGGAGCGGAAAAAGCGCTTCTGCAAGATGGTCCCGGCCCAAGGGAGGCGCTTCTGTGGGGAGCACGGCGCCCACGAG gaagaaaaaagcagaaaaagaatTCCCTGCCCTTTGGATCCAAAGCA CACTGTTTATGAAGATCAGCTGCAGAAACATTTGAAGAAGTGTAATTCAAGAGAGAAGCCAAAGCCT GTCTACTTTGCCCAAGATATTAATGCAGGGCTGAAAAATGCAACAGAATTGCTTGAAGAAGAAGAG CAAGTTCCAATTTCTTCACTATCTAAAGAAGAGTTAGAAGACCTCCTTAGGAAGCTAAGAAGAGCAAGTACCA GTATAAATAATGTAATTAAGGACCAAATCCTCTGTCATCAGGCCTTACAAAGCGCTCTGAGTGACCCCAAAAATGGAGATGCAGCTACTAAGCATTTGAAGCAACAG GCCTCTATATTAGGCAACATGGAAAGACTGGAATTACTTCGACCAGGAAACTGTTTTGTCGAATTTGGAGCCGGTCGAGGAAAGCTGTCCCACTGGGTGGATATAGCTTTACAGGACACTAAAGATGTCCATTTTCTTCTTGTTGAAAGGGCAGCTACAAGGTTCAAG GTAGATGGGAAGCACAGCAGAAATAGTTTTGAAAGGCTTCAAGTTGACATACAGCACTTGTGCTTAA ATAAGGTTCCTGTTCTTGCAAAAGGAAAGCTCCCTGTCATAGGAATTGGAAAACACGTGTGTGGTGCTGCAACAG ACCTTGCACTGAGATGTTTAGTTGAAACCTATGCAAAACACTGTGATGACAAAGAGGAAGATCCTGCACCAAAACGCTTGAAGACTGATGAAACCAGTGAAACATCTTTTTGCCCTGATGAAACCTGTACCAATTCTGTGAGTGAAAACTGGAGTCCCGTGGCTGGAATTGTCATTGCGCTGTGTTGCCATCACAGGTGTGATTGGAAGCATTATGTTGGCCAGGAGTTTTTTACCGCTGCAGGACTTGGGGCAGCGGAATTCAATTATTTTAGAAGAATGGCAAGCTGGGCAACGTGTGGCTTGAGAGAGACTGCGAGGAAAGACACTGCAACCGATGGAAAGAATGAGGAGCAAAGCAATGAAGCAGAAGAACATGAAGATGATGACAATGGTGCTGACAGCAATTGGGATAGCCTTCAAGG GCTATTAACTGCTGAAGAGCGGAAACAGATAGGCCGCCGTTGCAAACTGTTGATCGATCATGGTCGGATTGAATATTTACGGCAGAGAGGTTATGAAGCTGTCTTGCAGAACTATACAGACCTCAGTGTTTCCTTAGAAAATGTCCTTTTGACAGCTGTGCCATGTCAATCTGAATTGCCCACCTCATCTGCTTGA